The genomic stretch CCTCTTTCAGGCTTTCTTCCATAGCGATCTTCATCATCCACTTTCTCTCTTTCTTGCTTTCTTCCATGGTGATCTTCACCAtcacctctctctctttcttgcCTTCTTCCATGGCAACCTTCAGCATCCCCCCTTTCTCTTCCATGGCTTCGCCGGTAACCTTCATCCTCCCCACTCTCTCTCCTACTCTCATGTCGGGGCTCATTCCTACTGCGAGTCATGCCCTCACTTCTATCTCCAGAACTGTCTCCCTTTGATCCATACAGCTGCTCCAATTTCCGAAATGCATTCAATCCATCATCGTTCTCCTTCTGTTTATCATCAACATCGTGTGCAAGATCCTTCTCTCTGCATCTGGAACTTGAATCGTCACCATGACCTACTTTTTTCTTCATTAATGACTTGGTTTCTTCAACTCTATCTTGATTCCTAACATTAGATCTACTTCTTTCAATGGCATCACCAGGTTTATACTCATCATCCCTTGTACTATATCTATCTAGTCTACCACGACCAGAACTTAAATCATCCTTATCTCTATCACGCCGTTCCCTTCTCCTTTTAGGTGCTTCGTCGGAATCACTGTCACTTCCTTGACCATACCTGTCATTAATTTGAACTTGTTTGTCAATGTAGATTCCTTGATCATACCTATCACCAATTTCATCTTCTCTGTCACTGTCGCTTCCTTTAACATACCTATCACCAAACTTATCTTGGATCTCACTCCTGGGTTTCCTACTACTATCATAACGACGGTCCTTAGGACTATCAGGTAGTGGATTCACCTTCCCAGTTCGGCTTCTCTCGCGTTTCTCCAACTTATCATCAGAATCACCATGTCGCCTGCTCTGCTCATAACCCCTCTCACTCCTACTCTTGAGGCCTTCACGAGGATTATGTTCATCATCTGAGTCAGATTTTCCATTCTTCCGAGCTCCCTCATGATAGTTTTTTCGGTTATCATCATGTTTCCCTTTCTTATGACTGTACTCGTCATCAGAATCATGTCGCTTGCTGCTTGATCGCTTCTTTAGCTCTTGCTTTATCCTATCAGGGATCTCACCAGAGTCGTAGTCGTCATCAGAGTCAAGTTGTGAGCTCTTTAAAGGCTTCTTTTGCTCTTTCTTTAGTCTCTCAAGGCTCTCTCCAGAGCTGTAGCCATCATCAGAATCATACCGCTTGCTCTTAGACGGCTTCTTTGACTCTTGCTTTATCCTCTCAACACTCTCTCCAGAACTGTAATCATCATCCGAATCATGCCGCCTGCTCTTTGAAGACTTCTTTTGCTCTTGATTTCTCCTCTCAGGACTCTCAGGGGGACTGTATTGATCATTCTCATGTCGCTTGCTTTTTGACTGTGGCATGTTCATTGACAGTTTCTTTTCTTCTATCTTTCTCCTTTCCGGACTCTCACGTGCTCTGTTATAAGTCATTGCCAGCTTTTTTTCTTCTATCTTTCTCCTCTCATGGGCTCTGTCATGATCATAATCATGCCGCTTGCTCTTTGACAGTGCCATATGCTTCTTTAGCACCTGATTTCTCCTATCAGGGCTCTCATCTGGATTGTGGTCGTCATCTGAATCGTGGCGTTTGTTCTTTGAATACttcttttcattttgttttctcCTCTGAGGACTCCCAGGGGAGCTGTAGTAGTCATCAGATTCATGGCGCTTGCTCTTTGAAGACTTCTTTAGCTTTTGCTTTCCGCTCTTTGGGGGGACATGGTTGTCATCAGAATCAGAATCATGGCGTTCACGAGCTCTAATGTTTTTCTTATCATGATCAGACTCCAAACCCaaatcagaatcagaatcagacTCTGATTCTGAACTAGATGAACTACTGTCACGCCTCGAAACTCTCTTCTGCTTCTTAGAGGACTTTCCCTTTCTCTTCCTAAGATCAACATCAGAACCCTCACTACTATCGGAATCCTTAGCCCGCTTTTTTTTATTCCTACCAgattcatttttctttacaaCTTTTTGTGTTGCTTCCCTCTGATCAGTATCAGTAGACACTATTTCACCCTCATCAAGATTCTCCTTGAAATGTAGAGCCTCAGCAGCACTGCGCTTCTGCTCTTTCTCAGCTTCGGATTCTATCCCAAGTGCAGCCTTCAGATTTTCCATCTGCCTCTCCTTCAGTGCAGCTATTTGATGAGTCTGAGTCTCCGAAACTCTGATAATCCACAAAGAAATTAAATGTTAGACTCTCACAAAGAAAAATCCATTTAGTTCAATTTAAGCAGCATCATAGAGTATTAAAAACTGCAATGTAACGAAATTATAATCAACTGGCTCCAGTGACCGTACAACAAACCATTAACCCAGCAACTAAGTAGAACAAAATCAACATGTGAATGTAAGGACTACAGCTAGAATAATAACGAGAAATTAAGCTCGATCATAAAGCAAAAGGAGCAGCtgatatcaaatttaaattttcacaCAAACACGCACTAAAATTGTAGATAGGAGCATATGTACTTTTCCGAAAATCGCGACTTATTTTCAGCACCAGCATCTTCTTTATCCTTGGCTTCGAGAGACTTCCTCGCCTCGTCGAGCTTCTCGGCGATCTCGGCATCTGTATACCCCTGATCTATCAGCTTATCCTCCAAAACGATCAGTTTGAGCTCAATCTGACGCTTCCGATCGTGCTCCAGGATCTCCTTGTTGGCTTTGCGAGTCACGCCGGCCATTCCTTGGCCCGATTCGAAGCCCTTGCTCGAATCGGTGACGACTTTGTTGGTCTTGGGTCGCACGAAGAACTTGTTCGACTGTATGTGGCCATTGGTACCGGATCCCCGAGGGGTCTGGAGCCCTATTCCGTTATACATTTCTCAAATTCTAGGGCGAATTTTTGATTGAATGGATCTGTGAATTGTTAGAGATTGCAGTGGAATCGTGAATGAGTAGGGGAAAGGGAAAGAAGAGGTTAGGGTTCAAGAAGATGAGCAACTGAGATAATTATGGTAAATGGTGTAGGATATTGGGCCGGGTTTTCCTTGGCCCGGCCCAATATCGAATTTTTGATTGAATTTTctactactccttccgtcccttaaaatttggcaccatttgacccggcacgggttttaagaaatataataaaaaaaagttggttaaaaaagttagtgtcatgtgagtcctacttttatatattatttttaaaattaaatgtgagtcagaatgagttagtgggatGTGGGatctactaccaaaaatggtaaaagtgaaaggtgacaaatttttagggacggaagaaaaaggaaataagtgataaattttcagaGACGGGgagagtattatattttttaaaatccgtgaTGTGtcaatggtgacaaattattagggacggaATGAATAAGTAGAATAAGTAGAATAGAATGAAGATtaatagtatattaaaaattataaaaataaaataagatatttatataaaaaattatttagctGAAAACTAGGACATATAATTAACGAGAATGGAGGGAGTGGTTTGTATATAGGCGCAGATGCAAAAGAAAAATAGTAGGTTCTAAGTCTTGTAATGAAAAATTAGTAGAGTatacaaaatagataaaaaaagatagttttattataaataaatatagaatAATTTTGTTGGACAATCCGAAATAAAAAATGATCAAGGATAGTGATAGTATTTTTTATAGTTGAAAATTCACAATTACAACAactataaaaatacataattattttatacagTACATAAAACTAGTAAAAATTCATGTTGTAATTGTATTTGTTTAACTAAAGTGGTGATAAGTGAATTCTATATATGCTAATTGATGGTTggacgaatttttgatggtaataaatgcaggtaaaaaatatagatcacgacacaaggaattacgtggttcgatttactgaggtaaatctacgtccacgggaagaaaggagggcaagattgtattgcttgatctggtttacagcttacaaatacagacttgctatatgatatttgatgtctagagagctttttttctttcagtctatctgatctaagttctatttatacattgaactaagatcgtggcttgcatcaccactaactaggtcgtggatgtcgtggaggtcatgagatcctgcatgggtccactatctctttgtttggtccgctatcctgcatgagatcctgcatgagttgacaccactaaatagatcgtgtagtggaggtcgtggagatcctgcatgagtccactatctcccagttcggtcgaatactgagaccgaactgctgaactattgccgagcagcttttgccgatctgagagtagagcttgattggtcggcttttaccgagctgtaggctgcgaccgaactctttggttgtgccgaaccgaactgaactctttggttgtgccgaactgatactctttcttgggttttgggctaatgggccgtcactgctattgggctcgccattagggtttagttcgtaccccatcactacccccccgaaaagcgaagtgaatcacttcggcattttggatgagcatctcgtcgacctgcttattcttcagctgcccggaacgcccgaactcggcttcacgaggatttttttgaataggtggctcaactttagcaaccgtggacagtagaatagtcctttgtaatagcgtaacgccttctcgtagagcagcggagttgtatgccgaacaagacttaataaatgaaattttttttcatttcgcttctatcactgcgtacttacagttcagcgattttttatttcatttattgtactcgtcctcggtcttatgaagtaaacttctttgaccggactcgtcctcggtcttatgaagtaaacttctttgaccggactcgtctttggtcttatgaagtgaacttcttttaccggacttggtttgtgtcctaatttggcgagttttatcgctcggatcggactttccctttgtcctaatttggcgagttttatcgctcggatcggactttccctttgttaaccgaagtggtcttatgaagtaaaatcttctttgaccggacttggtttgtgtcctaatttggcgagttttatcgctcggatcggactttccctttgtcctaatttggcgagttttatcgctcggatcggactttccctttttgcagttcgtttcagacgaactgcttgtttcttaagctgaattgtggagtcttgtatcttcctgagaagcttggactcacaattgtctttaatacatgttctaaaaaggggatcagcctttaaagaacaagatacctcagtaacatttgtaagagacgacacgcacatagagagacaacgcacataaagacaaacatgaaaaacaagtaaaaaacaaagaaagcacatacccctaggaccgaactagacacaagactgactgaccggactgtctcttacaaatggaacttcttgaggttggaaatgtgccatgttcggggtacttgttctcctgacatgtgagtcaatttataagaccctttgccgaggacttctgacacccgatatggaccttcccatgtgggtttgagtttgcccagcttttctgctcggcttacttcattgtttctcaagacgagatctcccacttgaaattgcagctttttcaccctttggttataataccgggctacttgctccttgtacttggctgcttttatgcaggccaattctcttctttcttcggcaagatctagttcggctctcagtccgtcctcattcagttctgctgagaaattaagagttcggggactgggtatgccgatctcaaccggaatcacggctttagtgccgtacaccagactgtacggagttcaCGCAAAGACgcctttgtactctttgaggagctggatggtcttttcccggagtagaggtgttcccgcgaaaccgatcttcaccgttctggatggatcatcttcataTAACCGAActtccatcgagttcggctccggtgtgacttcggtcatttcgcctgcctctgactccggctgctgtgattgctatgcttgatggtgccgatctgattgctcggcacttttaagcgcaatctgcaaacactcttttgctcttttttgatcacctcggatgaccgctattcctcctttagtggggatcttgatggtgaggtgataagtagagcaaatggcccgaactgtgttgagccagtctcttcccagtataatgttgtacggggaccgagcttttaccacaaagaactcgatcatcgtactggagcttgtaggcgctcttcccaccgtaatcggaaggctgataataccttcagggcgggtgtcctcctgggcgaaacttttcagaggaagcggagccggactgagccgagctggatccacttccagtttatcgaaacattctttaaaaagaatgctaactgacgctcctgtatccacgaacactctgtggatcagtttgtttgccactccggcttgaatgacaatggcgtcttgatgaggagagatggccgggacgggatcggcatctgaaaatgtaatcacttcgtcctgcttcagccttttatgcgttggctcctctcgattgaagcctctgcgctctgacttcagggacgatttagtcttcccggctgggagagcgtcaatagtctggattactccatcatattgcggctcgtcatcgtcttcgggatcctgttgccttttcggatcctgaggagcgcagttcgcacttctctgcttcttgttctttttcggctgcttgctttggtatttttttaacgtccctgctttcacaagaacatcaatacctgcagccaaatgtcggcactcctcggtatcgtgaccgtggtcttgatggaaggagcaataattatcctgacttcggcgcgcggtagatttcgtcatccgctttggcttttcgaacatatcggaatgcagttcgaaaatttccgctctcgacttgttcaaaggtacgaactgagcgggcggtttctcaagatcgagacgtggtcccaatctgccttgtaccggtgccctttgaattctttcaaaaggagttcggcgaggaagcctctgatcgctatgatcgggcttctttttgtc from Salvia splendens isolate huo1 chromosome 15, SspV2, whole genome shotgun sequence encodes the following:
- the LOC121768333 gene encoding protein starmaker-like is translated as MYNGIGLQTPRGSGTNGHIQSNKFFVRPKTNKVVTDSSKGFESGQGMAGVTRKANKEILEHDRKRQIELKLIVLEDKLIDQGYTDAEIAEKLDEARKSLEAKDKEDAGAENKSRFSEKVSETQTHQIAALKERQMENLKAALGIESEAEKEQKRSAAEALHFKENLDEGEIVSTDTDQREATQKVVKKNESGRNKKKRAKDSDSSEGSDVDLRKRKGKSSKKQKRVSRRDSSSSSSESESDSDSDLGLESDHDKKNIRARERHDSDSDDNHVPPKSGKQKLKKSSKSKRHESDDYYSSPGSPQRRKQNEKKYSKNKRHDSDDDHNPDESPDRRNQVLKKHMALSKSKRHDYDHDRAHERRKIEEKKLAMTYNRARESPERRKIEEKKLSMNMPQSKSKRHENDQYSPPESPERRNQEQKKSSKSRRHDSDDDYSSGESVERIKQESKKPSKSKRYDSDDGYSSGESLERLKKEQKKPLKSSQLDSDDDYDSGEIPDRIKQELKKRSSSKRHDSDDEYSHKKGKHDDNRKNYHEGARKNGKSDSDDEHNPREGLKSRSERGYEQSRRHGDSDDKLEKRERSRTGKVNPLPDSPKDRRYDSSRKPRSEIQDKFGDRYVKGSDSDREDEIGDRYDQGIYIDKQVQINDRYGQGSDSDSDEAPKRRRERRDRDKDDLSSGRGRLDRYSTRDDEYKPGDAIERSRSNVRNQDRVEETKSLMKKKVGHGDDSSSRCREKDLAHDVDDKQKENDDGLNAFRKLEQLYGSKGDSSGDRSEGMTRSRNEPRHESRRESGEDEGYRRSHGRERGDAEGCHGRRQERERGDGEDHHGRKQEREKVDDEDRYGRKPERGRGDDEDHHGRKQERERG